The Brasilonema sennae CENA114 genome includes a region encoding these proteins:
- a CDS encoding esterase/lipase family protein, protein MKNVKKQRNPVLLVHGIFDTGRVFDNMIPYLNQRGWTVYDLDLVPNNGNIGLDTLAQQVADYIDATFEPEQPLDLVGFSMGGIVSRYYVQRLGGINRVQRFVTISSPHHGTWIAYCRQGVGCIQMRPDSVLLQDLNQDVEMLRQIDFTSIWTPYDLMIVPASSSQMPVGREVIVPVLNHSWMLSDSGSLAAVAEALTIQNSTWTPSQCANNIQKTQPNTEKSSVY, encoded by the coding sequence ATGAAGAACGTCAAAAAACAGCGAAACCCAGTCCTATTGGTACACGGTATTTTTGATACAGGTCGAGTTTTCGATAATATGATTCCGTACTTGAACCAGAGAGGTTGGACGGTGTATGACCTAGATTTAGTACCAAATAATGGCAACATTGGTCTTGACACCTTAGCTCAGCAAGTGGCTGATTATATTGATGCGACTTTTGAACCAGAACAACCCTTGGATTTAGTCGGCTTTAGCATGGGAGGTATCGTTAGCCGCTATTACGTCCAACGACTGGGAGGAATCAACCGTGTGCAGCGGTTTGTTACCATCTCATCACCTCATCATGGCACTTGGATTGCCTACTGTCGTCAAGGTGTTGGTTGCATTCAAATGCGTCCTGATAGTGTTCTGTTGCAAGATTTAAATCAGGATGTTGAGATGTTAAGACAGATCGATTTTACCTCTATCTGGACACCTTATGATTTGATGATTGTCCCTGCGAGTAGTTCGCAAATGCCTGTGGGACGTGAAGTGATAGTACCAGTTTTAAATCACTCCTGGATGCTGAGCGATTCCGGAAGTCTGGCGGCGGTGGCGGAGGCGTTGACAATTCAAAATTCAACATGGACTCCCTCCCAGTGCGCTAACAACATTCAAAAGACACAACCCAATACTGAAAAGTCTTCTGTCTATTGA
- a CDS encoding VOC family protein, which yields MNQTLFHLAFPVTDIAQTKAYYVDGLGCTPGRENRNALILNLYGHQLVAHVTKEPLTPQRGIYPRHFGLIFTLEHDWEDLLARAQQRQLLFKEEAKHRFVGSALEHRTFFLEDPFYNLMELKYYRYPEAIFGSAEYTQIGDAPAGSLLVGDCLRQSYA from the coding sequence ATGAACCAAACGTTATTCCATCTTGCCTTTCCCGTCACAGACATTGCCCAGACAAAAGCATATTATGTAGATGGTTTAGGCTGCACTCCAGGACGGGAAAACCGCAACGCCCTAATTCTCAATCTCTACGGTCATCAACTAGTAGCTCATGTCACAAAAGAACCACTCACACCCCAACGCGGGATATACCCAAGACACTTTGGGCTAATTTTTACTTTAGAACATGATTGGGAGGATTTACTCGCAAGGGCGCAACAGCGACAACTCCTTTTTAAAGAAGAAGCTAAACATCGCTTTGTTGGTTCTGCCCTAGAACATCGCACTTTCTTTTTAGAAGACCCTTTTTATAACTTAATGGAGTTGAAGTATTACCGTTATCCTGAAGCAATTTTTGGGAGTGCTGAGTATACGCAAATTGGCGATGCTCCAGCAGGGAGCCTTCTGGTGGGCGATTGCCTACGGCAGAGCTACGCTTAA
- a CDS encoding alpha/beta fold hydrolase, whose amino-acid sequence MEVVLNSLTPAILEHQPMRKLIIQLLIVILVLSGSIGYVFVNRATPASSCTIASLTTQVGNGTLSYSQVGNGRSILLLHGLFADKEQWNTMMCRLSEMGYRAIAPDLPGYGNSNGFTLSDYALENQTTLLHELMEKLRIKSFDLAGSSMGGAIAHLYAQRYPNQVRTLAFIGSPLGIVDWASSFKEAIFQGINPFIPITKEQFALEISLLFFTPPTIPDSVIAEKVNDYITRNQHYQQVWDIVNLYDDILCQGVPTQLPTFTIWGEEDKIYDISGANRLQECIAGARVIQLPKAGHLVLIENADEAASKYVEFLQTARGR is encoded by the coding sequence ATGGAAGTTGTGCTAAACTCCCTGACACCAGCTATTTTAGAGCATCAACCCATGAGAAAGTTGATCATTCAACTATTAATTGTCATTCTAGTATTAAGCGGGTCAATAGGCTATGTGTTTGTGAATCGCGCAACGCCTGCCTCAAGCTGCACGATCGCAAGCCTTACTACACAGGTTGGCAACGGTACATTGTCCTACAGTCAAGTGGGGAACGGGCGCTCGATTCTACTGTTGCATGGTTTATTTGCCGACAAGGAGCAGTGGAACACCATGATGTGTCGGCTGTCTGAGATGGGCTATCGGGCGATCGCCCCAGATCTACCAGGCTATGGCAACAGTAACGGTTTTACTTTGAGTGACTATGCTCTGGAGAACCAAACAACACTCCTACATGAGTTGATGGAGAAATTGAGGATTAAGTCTTTTGATCTAGCGGGTAGCTCGATGGGGGGAGCGATCGCTCACCTGTATGCTCAACGTTACCCAAACCAGGTGCGTACCCTCGCCTTTATCGGTTCACCATTGGGCATTGTTGATTGGGCAAGCAGTTTTAAAGAAGCAATCTTCCAAGGCATTAATCCTTTTATTCCAATTACCAAAGAACAGTTTGCTTTGGAAATCAGCCTGCTTTTCTTCACTCCTCCCACGATTCCTGATTCTGTCATAGCAGAGAAAGTCAACGATTACATTACTCGCAACCAACATTACCAGCAGGTTTGGGATATTGTAAATCTCTATGATGACATTCTCTGTCAGGGTGTACCAACTCAACTTCCCACATTCACTATTTGGGGCGAGGAGGACAAGATTTACGACATTAGTGGGGCTAATCGACTGCAAGAATGTATTGCTGGTGCAAGAGTGATCCAGTTGCCCAAAGCAGGACATCTAGTGCTGATAGAAAATGCAGATGAGGCAGCTTCAAAATATGTGGAGTTTTTGCAAACTGCCAGAGGCAGATAG
- a CDS encoding TetR/AcrR family transcriptional regulator codes for MDKIEASRRLVNVFRQYGYEGATLSRISQATGLGKASLYHHFPNGKQEMAEAVLEHVSQWFGVAILEPLHRSGEPRKRIHTMNESLKQFYNCGRDACLLALFSLGDSNDLFHEQVNQMLNAWIDGLAQVLEEVGLSKTQARQRAEDAVIQVQGALVLTRGLNNSAPFERVLEQLPDQLLHNE; via the coding sequence ATGGACAAAATTGAAGCGTCTCGGCGATTAGTCAACGTGTTTCGTCAGTATGGTTACGAAGGAGCAACCCTGTCTCGAATTTCCCAAGCAACTGGCTTAGGTAAAGCAAGCCTATACCATCACTTCCCCAATGGAAAACAGGAGATGGCAGAGGCGGTGCTGGAACATGTGAGTCAGTGGTTTGGAGTAGCAATCCTCGAACCGTTACACCGTTCGGGTGAACCAAGAAAGCGCATTCACACTATGAATGAAAGTCTCAAACAGTTTTACAACTGCGGCAGAGATGCGTGTCTGTTAGCGCTATTTAGTCTTGGCGATTCCAACGATTTGTTTCACGAGCAAGTCAATCAAATGCTTAATGCTTGGATTGATGGTTTAGCGCAGGTGTTAGAAGAGGTAGGTTTGTCTAAAACACAGGCACGTCAACGAGCAGAGGATGCGGTGATCCAAGTTCAAGGTGCGCTCGTTTTAACGCGGGGACTCAATAACAGTGCGCCATTTGAAAGGGTTTTGGAGCAACTTCCAGATCAGCTTTTGCACAACGAATAG